One window from the genome of Pseudalkalibacillus hwajinpoensis encodes:
- a CDS encoding iron-containing alcohol dehydrogenase family protein has protein sequence MESIQVRATPGHYECRSGILQELPRLLKEGQFQKVFVISGQQSWEAAQGYFPDLSAFHVAYSTYGGECSETEIKRQSELANIHGADLILGVGGGKVLDVAKAVGNEVNKDVALVPTLASTCAATTPLSVKYSDEGEFIEYTIFPRSTYLVLVEPEILVQSPIAYLKAGIGDTLAKWYEARALIEELPSTPIPVKLAYEVARSCRDVLVADGEKAVKDQQNGRLSEAFIRVIETSFLSGGMVGGLGDRYGRIAAAHSIHNGLTHVSEAHSFLHGEKVAYGILVQLVLEGEWEEVRGLFAYYKEIGLPLSLESIGIEPTNVESIGQVIAEYATRDGESIHFPSGHVTKNDVVEAILGLEALQVTLS, from the coding sequence ATGGAATCAATTCAGGTAAGAGCAACGCCAGGACATTATGAATGTCGATCAGGTATCCTTCAAGAATTACCACGATTGCTTAAGGAAGGGCAGTTTCAAAAAGTGTTTGTGATTTCTGGACAGCAATCTTGGGAAGCAGCCCAGGGTTATTTTCCAGATCTATCTGCCTTTCATGTAGCTTATTCTACGTACGGTGGTGAATGTTCAGAAACGGAAATTAAAAGACAGTCTGAATTAGCCAATATTCACGGTGCCGATTTGATTCTTGGTGTAGGTGGCGGAAAGGTTCTGGATGTAGCGAAAGCAGTTGGTAATGAAGTGAATAAAGATGTGGCTCTTGTGCCAACGCTTGCGTCTACATGTGCGGCAACGACGCCACTTAGTGTGAAGTATTCAGACGAGGGAGAGTTTATTGAGTATACTATTTTTCCAAGAAGTACATATCTTGTTCTTGTAGAGCCTGAAATTCTAGTGCAGTCACCAATCGCTTATTTGAAAGCAGGAATTGGTGATACGCTGGCCAAATGGTATGAAGCGAGAGCACTCATTGAGGAACTGCCTTCAACGCCAATTCCCGTAAAACTAGCGTATGAAGTAGCAAGAAGCTGCCGTGATGTCCTTGTGGCAGATGGTGAAAAAGCGGTTAAGGATCAACAGAATGGTCGTTTGAGTGAAGCGTTTATTAGGGTAATTGAAACAAGTTTTTTATCAGGAGGGATGGTAGGAGGTCTTGGAGACCGCTATGGTCGGATTGCAGCGGCACATTCCATTCATAACGGATTAACACACGTATCTGAAGCTCATTCGTTTCTTCACGGTGAGAAGGTAGCTTATGGCATACTTGTGCAACTTGTACTAGAAGGTGAGTGGGAAGAGGTGAGAGGTTTATTTGCCTATTATAAAGAAATTGGTTTGCCCCTCTCGTTAGAGTCAATTGGCATTGAACCAACAAATGTGGAGAGCATAGGTCAAGTCATCGCAGAATACGCTACGAGAGATGGGGAGTCTATTCATTTCCCTTCAGGTCATGTGACGAAAAATGATGTAGTTGAAGCGATTCTTGGATTAGAAGCATTACAAGTTACGTTAAGTTGA